AGCTCGTAGGAGCGCTTCCGATCCTCGTCGCCGTGGACCATGGTGGTGATCATCAGCTCGTCGGCGTCGGTGTCCTCGAGCAGCGCTTCGAGGCCCTTGCGCACGGTTTCCGGCGAGCCGAGCACGGTGGTGGAGAGCCGCTCGTCGACGAACATGGTGTCGACGTCGCTGTACGGGTACGCGGCGGCTTCCTCCGGCGTCGGCAGCGGGATCGGCTTGCCGCGGCGCAGGCTGAGGAAGGTCAGCGCGCTCGGACCGGCCAGGTAGCGCGCGTGCTCGTCGGTGTCCGCGGCGAGCACGGACACGCCGAGCATCACGTACGGCTCGTCGAGCACCTCGGACGGCTGGAACGACTCGCGGTAGAGGCGCACCGCCGGGATGGTGTTCTGCGCGCTGAAGTGGTGCGCGAAGCTGAACGGCAGGCCGAGCGCGCCGGCGAGCTGGGCGCTGAACCCGCTCGACCCGAGCAGCCACACCGGCACCTGGTATCCCTCGGCGGGGAACGCGCGGACCGCCCGCCCCTCGCCCGGCTCGAAGTAACTGCGCAGTTCCTGGAGCTTCTGCGGGAAGTCGTCGGCGGACAGTCCGGCGGCGCCGCGCAGGGCGAGCGCGGTGCGCTGGTCGGTGCCCGGCGCGCGGCCGATGCCCAGGTCGATGCGGCCCGGGTGGAAGGCCTCGAGCATGCCGAACTGCTCCGCGATCACCAGCGGCGCGTGGTTGGGCAGCATGATGCCGCCGGAGCCGACGCGGATGCGCTCGGTGGCGGTGGCGATGTGGCTCATCAGCACCGAGGTGGCGGAGCTGGCGATGCCCGGCATGTTGTGGTGCTCGGCCACCCAGTAGCGGTGGTAACCGAGGCGCTCGGTGAACTTGGCCAGCTCGACGCTGCTCTCCAGCGCGGCCCGCGCGTCCGACCCGCTGACGATCGGCGCCAGGTCGAGCACGGACAGGGGCACTTCAGACAGTGAACTCACGCCTGGAGTGAACGCGCGCGGGCCGCGAAAACTTCCCTACGGAAGCCAGGAGGGATCGGAAGCCAGCACGGTCAGCTGCTGCGTCGCGCGGGTCAGCGCGACGTAGAGCACGCGGCGTCCGGTCGACGACTCGGTGATCAGCTCGGCCGGTTCCACCAGCACCACCGCGTCGTACTCCAGGCCCTTCGAGTCCAGGCTGCCGACCACCTTGAGCCGTTCGTCGGCCTGCCCGGCCAGCCAGCGCTCGACCTCGGGCACCCGGTCCATGGCACAGATCACGCCGACCGTGCCCTCGACCGCGCCCATCAGCTCCTTGGCCGCCGCCTGCACCGAGCTTTCCCACGCGGCCGGGTCGACCGGGCGGACCTCGGGCTCCAGCCCGGTGGTGCGCACCGCCTTCGGCAGCTCGTCGGCCTCGGCCTGGCCCGCGACCACCTTGGCCGCCAGGTCGAAGATCTCCGCCGAGTTCCGGTAGTTGGTGCGCAGCGTGTACCGCCGGTGCGCGGTGCCGCGGCCGAACGCCTGCTCCCTGGCCTGCGCGGCCTCGGGCGGATCCGGCCACGA
The genomic region above belongs to Amycolatopsis sp. YIM 10 and contains:
- a CDS encoding LLM class flavin-dependent oxidoreductase, whose translation is MSSLSEVPLSVLDLAPIVSGSDARAALESSVELAKFTERLGYHRYWVAEHHNMPGIASSATSVLMSHIATATERIRVGSGGIMLPNHAPLVIAEQFGMLEAFHPGRIDLGIGRAPGTDQRTALALRGAAGLSADDFPQKLQELRSYFEPGEGRAVRAFPAEGYQVPVWLLGSSGFSAQLAGALGLPFSFAHHFSAQNTIPAVRLYRESFQPSEVLDEPYVMLGVSVLAADTDEHARYLAGPSALTFLSLRRGKPIPLPTPEEAAAYPYSDVDTMFVDERLSTTVLGSPETVRKGLEALLEDTDADELMITTMVHGDEDRKRSYELVTSVRG